Proteins co-encoded in one Flavobacterium fluviale genomic window:
- a CDS encoding response regulator transcription factor has protein sequence MKLLIVEDEPNLLSILRKGFAENNNEVSVALDGKTALEMIHNYTFDVVILDVMLPDINGIEICRRLRASKNFVPILLLTALGTSENIVTGLNAGADDYLVKPFKFGELDARVNALYRRSHQETEKIDTIVIGDLEINGRAKSVKRGSENIVLTAKEFKLLYYLAKNTGRIVSRDQILDNVWDINFDMNTNVVDVYITYLRRKIDKPFDSKLIHTMKGLGYVIKP, from the coding sequence GATAGTCGAAGACGAACCAAATCTATTATCTATACTGCGTAAAGGATTTGCCGAAAATAATAATGAAGTTAGTGTGGCGCTAGACGGTAAAACCGCTCTGGAGATGATTCATAATTATACTTTTGACGTTGTAATTTTAGATGTAATGCTTCCAGATATTAATGGAATTGAAATCTGCCGAAGACTTCGCGCCAGCAAGAATTTTGTGCCAATCTTGCTTTTAACAGCTTTAGGAACTTCAGAAAACATTGTTACCGGACTTAACGCTGGTGCCGATGATTATTTGGTGAAACCTTTTAAATTTGGAGAACTGGATGCCCGAGTAAATGCACTTTACAGAAGATCACATCAGGAAACGGAAAAAATTGATACCATTGTTATTGGAGATCTTGAAATAAACGGACGTGCAAAATCTGTAAAAAGAGGCAGTGAAAACATTGTTTTAACCGCAAAAGAGTTTAAACTTTTGTATTATCTGGCAAAAAACACAGGCCGAATTGTTTCTCGCGATCAGATCTTAGATAATGTCTGGGACATTAATTTTGATATGAATACTAATGTTGTCGATGTATATATTACTTATTTAAGAAGAAAGATTGATAAGCCTTTTGATTCCAAACTCATTCATACCATGAAGGGATTGGGCTATGTTATAAAACCATAA
- a CDS encoding HAMP domain-containing sensor histidine kinase, with translation MDIRKKITFNYVALSTFSTSLLCIIVFFLFRENNRYHFLKRLDDRSKIVASIHFQKDPEKIKYYKNLQKNGLEELIEEEEYVLKINSHNSFDYNTNLNLPNTFYTNILSTGKDSYERDNKYYLGQIFEENGQKYIVIVGARDRKGKDTTVYIVKIMLFGGIGFVILAFLLGRFLAKRVINPVARITKEVKRISASNLHNRLPEVKNSDEISDLTNTFNNMLDRLETSFEIQANFINNASHELKTPITTIIAEAEIMLLKEREVYEYVESLENIYSQASRLGNLTESLLKLTQTGYDGQKQVSDIARIDELLLDVKSDLDKIFPGNRVSIILNFAPKDSNFLLLPCNKPLLELAINNIITNGVKYSDNNEVFVNLSANEEMIKITINDIGIGIPPEDIPHLYEPFFRGKIAAKYIGYGLGLPLASKIIRMHEGELQVQSEQDKGTIVTIIFKKLKIKNSNV, from the coding sequence ATGGATATTAGAAAAAAAATTACTTTTAACTACGTTGCCCTTTCAACCTTTAGTACATCGTTATTGTGTATTATTGTTTTTTTCTTGTTCAGAGAAAACAATCGTTACCACTTTTTAAAACGGTTAGATGACAGGTCAAAAATTGTAGCGTCAATTCATTTTCAAAAAGATCCAGAAAAAATTAAGTATTACAAAAATCTTCAAAAAAATGGTCTCGAAGAATTAATTGAAGAGGAAGAGTATGTACTAAAAATAAATAGTCATAATAGTTTTGATTATAATACTAATTTAAACCTTCCAAATACTTTTTATACCAATATTTTAAGTACAGGAAAAGATTCTTACGAGAGAGATAATAAATATTATTTAGGTCAGATTTTTGAAGAAAACGGACAAAAGTATATTGTAATTGTTGGAGCACGAGACCGTAAAGGAAAAGATACAACAGTTTACATTGTAAAAATCATGCTTTTTGGCGGTATTGGTTTTGTAATTTTGGCTTTTCTTTTAGGACGTTTTTTGGCAAAAAGAGTAATTAATCCTGTGGCAAGAATTACAAAAGAAGTAAAACGAATCAGCGCTTCTAATCTTCATAATCGTCTGCCCGAAGTTAAAAATTCAGATGAAATATCCGATTTGACCAACACTTTTAATAATATGCTGGACAGACTGGAAACTTCTTTTGAAATCCAGGCCAATTTTATTAATAATGCCTCTCACGAATTAAAAACGCCTATAACTACAATTATTGCCGAGGCAGAGATAATGCTGCTCAAAGAGCGTGAAGTATACGAATATGTAGAGTCCTTAGAAAATATTTACAGTCAGGCATCAAGACTAGGAAATTTAACCGAAAGCTTACTGAAACTTACACAGACTGGATATGATGGGCAAAAGCAAGTATCTGATATTGCTCGAATAGACGAGCTGCTGCTGGATGTAAAATCTGATTTGGATAAAATATTCCCAGGCAACCGAGTAAGTATCATACTTAATTTTGCACCAAAAGATTCTAATTTTCTATTACTGCCTTGTAATAAACCATTATTAGAATTGGCAATTAATAATATTATTACCAATGGTGTAAAATATTCTGATAATAATGAAGTGTTCGTAAATCTTTCGGCAAACGAGGAGATGATAAAAATTACGATTAATGATATTGGTATCGGAATTCCGCCAGAAGATATTCCGCACTTATACGAACCTTTCTTTAGAGGTAAAATTGCAGCGAAATACATTGGTTATGGTTTAGGATTACCTTTGGCATCTAAAATCATCAGGATGCACGAAGGAGAACTGCAGGTACAGTCTGAACAAGATAAGGGTACAATTGTTACAATAATCTTTAAAAAGTTAAAGATTAAAAATTCTAATGTTTAA